TTACATCAGGGAAGGGCTTCATTTTGGGAACCTTGACGGAACCGATCTTGATTTCCTTACCACTGATCTCTTCGAGGAAAGCAACGAGAGCTTCCTTCTCACCATCAGTCAAGCCGAGAGGTTTGAGGATCTTCGTCTTGGTACCGTACTTTTTGGTAAAGTCGTTCTCACCACCACCATCGTTGTAGAAATCAATGACTTCTTCGAGGGTAAAGAACTGACCGGCATGCATATAAGGCGCCGTATACTTGAGATAACGAAGCGGTGCTGTCCTGAATTTACCGAGATCCTTTTTTTGCTTGGTTTGGAAATAGAGGCCCAGGTCGTCTTTGTAGTTCCTGTATTTGTCCTCATAGACACCCTTGGCATAAAGCTCAAACCTGAAAGTGATCTGATTAAGACCTATCGTCTCCCACTCTTCAGGCCTCGGTACACCGATATTATAAAACTTCTCGTCAGTCAGCATAGGACCATTGTGACACTCAATACAGTTGGCCTTACCTTCGAAAAGCTTCATCCCTTTAACGGCCTTCTTGGAAAGGGCGCTCTTCTTACCTTTCAGATACTTATCAAGTGGAGACTCCCACTTGCCGACCTGCGAAAGCGCACCACGCTCAAAAGCAGCAATTGCCATATAAGCCAGTGGACGAACATTAGGCTGCTCTGCACCGTAGACCTTTCTGAAAAGCTCTACATACTCAGGTGTTTGACGAAGACGCTCATCCATCACGTCCAGTTCACCATTACCGGCAACACCACCCTGTGCGGCAGATTTAGCCTGCTTTTCGAGACTCGTTGTCGATCCGGCCCAGAAAACCTTGTTCAGGTACCCTGTATTGACAACGGTCTGGCAGTTTCTCCAGTGGACCGTACCGGGATAACCACGGCAGATCGGTTCGTTAAATCCCCAACCCTGTTCGGGATGGTGACAGTCTACGCAAGCCAGACTTGCGTCACCTGAAATTTTAGGATCGAAATAGAGCATTTTTCCCAGCTCGATCTTTTCAGGCGTCATAGAGTTATCCATGGGATCCGGCACAGGGCCCAGAGGGGCGAGTGGCGGATCAAAATCAGGATCTCCCTTTGCAAAGGTGGACGAAGCAGCCATTAAAAAAGCAAGGCATGTCACCACCATCAGAGGGAGGGCCACTTTATAAATTCTTTTATTCATGATTAAACCTCCCGTCTAATTCTTTTTATTGAGCCAGTCTTCGATCACAGGATATTCCTGCGGGATCTTGGGTGGATCAATTTTTCCAGGTTGTTTAGGACTGCTTAAACTCTCCAGGAAGGCAACGAGTTGCTTTTTCTCGCCGGAGCTGAGTCCTAACTTCTTAAGTTCCCTTGCTAGAGGATCATCATGCCCGCCACCGTTATTGTAGAATTCAACAACATCCTTCAATGACTTAATGGTGCCGTTATGCATGTAAGGAGCGGTGTACTTGAGTTCCCTCAGCGTAGGGGTAATGAACTTTCCTACGTCAGCATATTTTTTGCTGGTAAAGAAATAACCCACGTCTCTTCTCCACTGTCCCCCTTTGGGAACACCGTATGTGGTCAGAACCGCACGGTAGGTGGCATGCCTGACGGCATTTTTGAACACTTCGAGGTTCTCGGCAACACCCGTATTATGCGGTTTGCCATCTGAAAAGTAGGAGCCGTTGTGGCACTTGATGCAGCCTGCCTTACCTTTGAAGAGCTTCATACCGGCCTTGGCATCTTTTGACATATTACCTTTGTCGAAAGGTGCGTCACCGGTGGAAACAAGCGTTTCCACATAGGCGATCAATGCTTTCCTTGCCTTACCGGAAGAGCACTCACCGTTGAAGTTTTCCTTACACATTTTCACGTAAGTAGGATCCTGTTTCATCCGCTCATGAAGTATTCTCATGTCCAGGTTCAGGATAGTCGTTTCAGTGATCTGGTCCCTCATCACATCGTTCAGGCTGGAACCCATGCGGCCGTCCCATCCCCATCCCACATCCGAGAAGCCACTCTTATAAACGACATTTAAAAGCGTTGCCGAATTCCTGAAATAATCGGAACCGGGATATGCCTTTGACAGTGGCTGTCCATCACCGAAACCCTTTCTCGGATCGTGGCACGTAGCACAGCTGATAGCGCCATCACCGGAAATCCTCGCGTCATAGAAAAGCCGCTTGCCCATTTCAACCATGGACGCCTTAGGGGCTTTCCTTTTCGGCAGGGGTCCGATGTCTTCACCGGCCATAGCTACCGTGGGAGCAGCAATGAAAAGAGTCACTGCACCCAACAGAGCGAGACCGGACATGGCTAAGATCTTTTTCTTCCCCATGTCTTACACCTCCATATTTTATTGTTTGCTAAATTCAAAGTTTGACTCGACTTTACCCTTTGCAGGCACGGTTACCTTGGTCTTCTGAACACCGAGCTTGGGGTGCCATGCCTTTAAAGTATATTCACCGGGCGGAACGTTATCAATTTTATAGGTCCCGTCGGCATTAACCACAACAGCATAGGGATGCTCAGGAGCCAGCATGAAACCGAACATGAAGTTATGGGCCTCACAGTTGAGCGATATATAGGAAGAACGTCTCGGCTTGAGCGCTTTCTCAATATCACCCTTATCAGGCTGACCGAAGTTAAAGAGCGTCCTTTTAATAGGTTTTCTTCCTTTTTTCTCGACTCCGATCATTTCACGCATATTGATGTTATGGAGTACGGAATCACTATTCCTGATAGTAACGTTCCCCCGTTTAACTACCTGAGCCCAGGGAGTAAAACGACAGTCTTTCTGGTCGACGATATATTTGCCGCTTTTGGGAGCCGACCACTTTTTCCCTTTTTTAACCTTGTCTAAAAAGACAAATGTCCCTCTAAGTGCGTTGCCCTTGATATCGACCCATACAACCTCACGGTAACCTTCACCGCATATTTCAGGGTTTTTTGTAATGGATATCTTCTCCACTGCATTGTCAGGAGCAGCCCCTTTAAAGGAGACTTTACCTGATACACTGCCGCCATCACTGACGTCACCCTCTTTGTAAGCGGCATGACCTGCCATGGGCACGGCAATCATAAGGGCCGTCAAAAGTGCTGAAAGCTCAAATTTTATACCCCATTTCACTTGCATACCTCCTATGCTGTTACATTAAGTCTAAACATGGCGGGCCTTAGCCCGCCATAGATCGACTGATTAGAATTTAACGTTCAGGTTAACCTGAATCCTTGTACGGTCATCTGTCAGGATCGCATCTTCTTCAACATACGTTGCACCTTTAGTCGTTAAACCGGCAATAGTGTAAGTACCATCAGCGTTATCTGTTACTTTTTCCTTGGGCTCCATATCATAGTAGCGAATATCCAGGGATACTTTGCTAGCCAATTTGAAATCGGCCTGAACGCGGATACCATCGAAGTTACTCACACCGCTGCCTCCCGGATTGGGGAAGTTGTCCTGAGACGCCATACCATCGTATGGAGCGGCAAATGCCCCGACAGAGTAGCTGTAAATCCTGAATCCGAGCCAATCGGTAGCCTTAATCCTGGCCTGGGCAACGATAGCCGTCTCTTCTTCGTCTGCATCAGATTGGATGTAGTCAACAGCAACTCTCCAGATTCCACCTTTAAGCTGTGCACTGGCAGTGCTGTGGCTTTCAGCCTGCAATGCATCGCCCTCATTGGCAATAGAGACAGCCCCAAGAGCCGCCTTCAGCTTAAGCCCTCCAAAGCCTTGACCGTAAACTACCTGAGCCGTTGTATAGATTTCGTCATCATTAGGATTATCAGGTGTCCATCCAGCCTCAGTAGCAATAAAATAACCGGCATGAAAACCAACGGGGCCAGCTTTGTAGCCCAGTTGTATACCCTCATGTTGCAAATCCCCATCAAACACAACCTCTGTAGTGGCCCAGTATTTAGCCGCTGCCTTACCGAAAATAGCATTAAAATCAGCTACCTTGTAAGAAATGTATGCCTGGTCAAGGCCAAAGCTGTCACTGCCGCCGTCTCCAAGCGTCTGGTGAGGCGAATTTGCAGAACCTGCCTTGGTAGCGAGACGAATCTTGAGGCCCCAGTTTTCATCAACAGTGTACTTGGCGCCAATACGTGCACGAATACGATGACGATCACGCTCCTCTTTTGTAGTATGATCCCTGTCATCCTGCTCATACCTGTAACGTACATCACCGAAAAGCGAAAGATTGTCCCCAACCTCAACGCCCGCATAAGCAGGTAACGATGAGAACCCAAACATTAAAGCCATTAATAAAACAAAAAATCTTTTAATCATTTATAAACTCCTTTCATGAAATTGACTTAATCCCACACCCCGAAATCGAAATTAATCTTTCTTTATCACCTCCTTTTCTCAATTCCCGGCAGTTACATGTCCCTTTAGTTTCTTCAATGAGGAGGGGAATGCATTCTCTACCTTCACGCCCCGGTGATTACAACAAGGCGTTTTTTTATTCACATATTTCACATTTAAAAAGATGATTAACAGATGAATCAAGTAAATCTGTCATTTAATCATGAGTGGTAATAGCAACAGACATGCCACACTTTTTTTCCTCATAATTTCAGGAACTTAATCAGTTTATGAATGGCGATAATGCTTGAGTGTGGTTGGATGTTTACCAATAAGCCGGTAACCTTATTACCAGTTAAAAGCATAGTATACAAATGATATCATTGTATAGCAGAAGAGGAAGTGGCGAGTCTTAAAATAATTATTCCCCGGACAAGGGGGCGAATTGATTCGCTGATTTGAGCAGGTATAATCAAAGGTTCCCTTAACTATTTATGAAGACCATACTTCTTGAGCTTGTCCCGCAGGGTCAACCTCGATATACCGAGTAATTTGGCTGCCTTCGTTTTATTTCCACCCAGCATTTTGTGAACTTTAATAATATGATACTTTTCAACGTCTTCCAGTGTCATTTCATGGCTCTCACCCTGGGGCGCCGCTAAAGCATTTTCTCCGGCAGAAAGCAATTC
The sequence above is drawn from the Deltaproteobacteria bacterium genome and encodes:
- a CDS encoding cytochrome-c peroxidase — encoded protein: MNKRIYKVALPLMVVTCLAFLMAASSTFAKGDPDFDPPLAPLGPVPDPMDNSMTPEKIELGKMLYFDPKISGDASLACVDCHHPEQGWGFNEPICRGYPGTVHWRNCQTVVNTGYLNKVFWAGSTTSLEKQAKSAAQGGVAGNGELDVMDERLRQTPEYVELFRKVYGAEQPNVRPLAYMAIAAFERGALSQVGKWESPLDKYLKGKKSALSKKAVKGMKLFEGKANCIECHNGPMLTDEKFYNIGVPRPEEWETIGLNQITFRFELYAKGVYEDKYRNYKDDLGLYFQTKQKKDLGKFRTAPLRYLKYTAPYMHAGQFFTLEEVIDFYNDGGGENDFTKKYGTKTKILKPLGLTDGEKEALVAFLEEISGKEIKIGSVKVPKMKPFPDVKRLTQKKAKITGIEFYLDAQGIKY
- a CDS encoding carboxypeptidase regulatory-like domain-containing protein produces the protein MKWGIKFELSALLTALMIAVPMAGHAAYKEGDVSDGGSVSGKVSFKGAAPDNAVEKISITKNPEICGEGYREVVWVDIKGNALRGTFVFLDKVKKGKKWSAPKSGKYIVDQKDCRFTPWAQVVKRGNVTIRNSDSVLHNINMREMIGVEKKGRKPIKRTLFNFGQPDKGDIEKALKPRRSSYISLNCEAHNFMFGFMLAPEHPYAVVVNADGTYKIDNVPPGEYTLKAWHPKLGVQKTKVTVPAKGKVESNFEFSKQ
- a CDS encoding putative porin, whose product is MIKRFFVLLMALMFGFSSLPAYAGVEVGDNLSLFGDVRYRYEQDDRDHTTKEERDRHRIRARIGAKYTVDENWGLKIRLATKAGSANSPHQTLGDGGSDSFGLDQAYISYKVADFNAIFGKAAAKYWATTEVVFDGDLQHEGIQLGYKAGPVGFHAGYFIATEAGWTPDNPNDDEIYTTAQVVYGQGFGGLKLKAALGAVSIANEGDALQAESHSTASAQLKGGIWRVAVDYIQSDADEEETAIVAQARIKATDWLGFRIYSYSVGAFAAPYDGMASQDNFPNPGGSGVSNFDGIRVQADFKLASKVSLDIRYYDMEPKEKVTDNADGTYTIAGLTTKGATYVEEDAILTDDRTRIQVNLNVKF
- a CDS encoding photosynthetic protein synthase I, giving the protein MGKKKILAMSGLALLGAVTLFIAAPTVAMAGEDIGPLPKRKAPKASMVEMGKRLFYDARISGDGAISCATCHDPRKGFGDGQPLSKAYPGSDYFRNSATLLNVVYKSGFSDVGWGWDGRMGSSLNDVMRDQITETTILNLDMRILHERMKQDPTYVKMCKENFNGECSSGKARKALIAYVETLVSTGDAPFDKGNMSKDAKAGMKLFKGKAGCIKCHNGSYFSDGKPHNTGVAENLEVFKNAVRHATYRAVLTTYGVPKGGQWRRDVGYFFTSKKYADVGKFITPTLRELKYTAPYMHNGTIKSLKDVVEFYNNGGGHDDPLARELKKLGLSSGEKKQLVAFLESLSSPKQPGKIDPPKIPQEYPVIEDWLNKKN